ttggggtTTTTCTaaagccctggctttcctggaatcccctctgtagaccaggctggcctcagactcacagaaacctgcctgcctctgcctcccaagagttgtttctccttctccttcttcataataaatttgtttctgtgggtgctgtgcctgcatgtatgtaagtgcatcacatgcatgcagtacccacagaggccagaaaggacaACAGACACCCTGGAAtgacattacagatggttgtgagccaccatgtggttgctgggatttgaactcaggacctctggaagggcagctttacattttatttattaaaatttttctttgtttttcatgtgcctatgtgcatgtgtgtgcatgctttcatacatgtataggtgtacaaatgtgtgtgcatattttcatatgtgtatgtgtgtaggaatgtgtacatgcatgtttttgtatgtgtatgggtgtacaaatgtgtgtgcctgctttcacatgtgtatacatgggtATACAAATGTGTATACATGCTTTCACACATGTATGGGTGTacaaatgtgtgtacatgttttcaCACGTGTATGGGTGtacaaatatatgcacatgtttttacatgtatgtgggcctacaaatgtgtgtgtgcatgtgggggccTGAGGCTGATGTTGGAAATCATCCTGTCTCTTTTTTAGCTCATTTACTGAGACTGAgtctcagtcaaacccagagcttgctgatgTTGCTGGTCTTGGGAGCCAGCTTACTCTGGGGATCCCATTTCTGCCTTCCCTGGCTGAAATTCCAGGCAAGCTCTCACCCACCTGGCAATTATGTGGGGTTCTGGGGTCCAGACTGTGATCCTGACTCTTgcgtggcaagcactttaactgCTGGTCTGTCTGCCTGGTGCGGTCTCTTctaaattaaaacttattttgacttttggaaacaggatcttgttatagaccaggctagcctggaactcccttgatagcccaggctgtccctgaattCCTAATTTTCCTGCTACTAGAAGGTCCCTGACCTTCTATCTATCTCAGGCTCCTACCCAAGCTGTCTCTCCTTGCTCGTGGGACAGACACGAGAATCTAAAACATAGAAGCCAGCTCAGGGCAGTAGCAGCTGCCCCGTGTAGGAGCAGTTCTAAGGGATGACAGGTCCTGGAAGCCATGTGACCTGCTCAAGTACAGGAGCTACGTGGTTTGGGCTGGAGGGTGGGCTTGCAGGAAAGGTGGAAGAAGTGTCTGAGGGCCAGTAGAGCCCAGGGGTGAGTGGACACATGCGCCTCTGagccttccccctcctcctcagggaTAGGACTGGTGCTCCAGGAGCTTCGAGGTGCCGGTGTGCTGAATGACACCCTCATCATCTTCACATCCGACAACGGGATCCCCTTCCCCAGTGGCAGGACCAACCTGTACTGGCCTGGTACAGCTGAGCCACTGTTGGTGTCCTCCCCAGAGCACCCACAACGCTGGGGCCAAGTCAGCGACGCCTACGTGAGCCTTCtaggtctgtctctgtctgtctgtctgtctgtctgtctgtctgtctggtgggaggggagaagtgAAGTCCAGGGGGACTTCCGTGGGTTAGGTCCTGGAGTGCTCCCCAACCTAGGTAGGCACAAGACAGCCTCCTCTATTACATGGTGAGAATCAGGGTCACCCGGGAGGTCTGTTCCTGTCACGTCACAACCCCCAGAGTGTCTGGTGGGGTCCCGGGTGGTACCAGTGGGCTGTGGATTACCAAGAGAGAGACTTGAGAACCATTTCCCCTTTTCTCAGGATCCGGAGCCTCTCATGACTCAGCTCTGAGAGCCTAGTTATCTAGCCCCACACCACAAATGCAAAAACATGCCTGCAGGTGTGAGAAAGGGAGGGGCTGAGTTAAACCAGCTCGGAAACCTCCCCTGTGTTCTTCTCAGTGGTTATGAGATAGGCTCCCTCCACCCCGGGACCCACTTCTCCATGTGGCCCTAACCCATGAGTGAGGGAACCTTGTGACCAACCCAGAGTGATTGAATAAGCCTACCCAGGGTTCCTCTGGTCCACAGGACTTTAGAAGGTCCCTAGATATCAGCAAGCCAGGGCCTCTGGTGACAGACACGTTATCAGCCTCACAGGCCAGAGGCGACCTGATCCTATGGGTACCCATGAGATTTCCAGAGAGACTCAGATCCAGCCCTTCCTAAGGGCTCCGTGTCCCCCCAGGACCCCCTGCTAAGACGCTGTTCTTTTCCAGACCTCACCCCCACCATCCTGGACTGGTTCTCCATTCCATACCCCAGCTATGCCATCTTCGGCTCAAAGACGATCCAGCTCACAGGCCGTTCCCTCCTGCCGGCGCTGGAGGCGGAGCCCCCTTGGGCCACTGTCTTCAGCAGCCAGAGCCACCACGAGGTCACCATGTCCTACCCCATGCGCTCCGTGTACCACCGGAACTTCCGCCTCATTCACAACCTCAGCTTCAAGATGCCGTTTCCCATCGACCAAGATTTCTACGTCTCGCCGACCTTCCAGGACCTCCTGAACCGCACCGCGGCAGGCCAGCCCACGGGCTGGTACAAGAATCTCCGCCATTACTACTACAGGGAACGCTGGGAACTCTATGACGTCAGCCGGGACCCTCGGGAGACACGGAACCTGGCCGCTGAGCCAGACTTCGCTCAGGTGCTGGAGGTGCTGAAAGCTCAGCTCGTCAAGTGGCAGTGGGAGACGCATGACCCCTGGGTGTGCGCCCCTGATGGGGTCCTGGAGGAAAAGCTCACGCCTCAGTGCCGACCTCTTCACAATGAGCTCTGACGGTGCCCGGGGCACCTGCCAGCCCACCTAGACACGAAGGGAGAGACTTCCAGAGCAGTGGAGGCAGTGCCAGCGGCTGCTCCCTCTACACACCCCTCCGAGCAGGCCCCTCCACCATATGGGATGTCACTCCCGCCTCCTGTGGAGGACACTCAAGCATGCACTCCCAAGTTGCTGCCGTTCCAAGGACACTGCTGTCCTCATGTCTGCCTGTCCTGGTTCAGGAGTTGTAGGGGAATGTGGGCATGGCAGAACCCCACGTTTTGATAGGTGAGTTTTGAGAGCTACAGACAGAAGGGGCAGGGTCTGGGGCTTGAAGCCCTCTGCTTCCGGAAACCTGCGGATGTTTTTAAGCCCCTCGCCCTAAGAGGATGCCAGGTTTCTGAGTGCCACATGAGCAGTGGGCAGACCGCACTAACTACTTCAACCAACTTGGCCTGGAGGGAGCATTCAGTAGGCCTTGAGCTTGCTTTGCCGCTGCCTGCCCCCCGCCTGCCCCGTTCCCCCTTTGAAGTACACGCTTAGCCAGGATTCATGCTGGTACTCAGAGGTGGCGAGTTGGTCCTATGGTCTATCTggtctcagtttgtgttttct
The genomic region above belongs to Rattus rattus isolate New Zealand chromosome 9, Rrattus_CSIRO_v1, whole genome shotgun sequence and contains:
- the Sgsh gene encoding N-sulphoglucosamine sulphohydrolase, which translates into the protein MHRPAVACCLVLLVLGLCGAHSRNVLLIVADDGGFESGVYNNTAINTPHLDALARHSLIFRNAFTSVSSCSPSRASLLTGLPQHQNGMYGLHQDVHHFNSFDKVQSLPLLLSQAGVHTGIIGKKHVGPETVYPFDFAFTEENSSVLQVGRNITRIKQLVRKFLQTRDDRPFFLYVAFHDPHRCGHSQPQYGAFCEKFGNGESGMGRIPDWTPQIYDPQDVMVPYFVPDTPAARADLAAQYTTIGRMDQGIGLVLQELRGAGVLNDTLIIFTSDNGIPFPSGRTNLYWPGTAEPLLVSSPEHPQRWGQVSDAYVSLLDLTPTILDWFSIPYPSYAIFGSKTIQLTGRSLLPALEAEPPWATVFSSQSHHEVTMSYPMRSVYHRNFRLIHNLSFKMPFPIDQDFYVSPTFQDLLNRTAAGQPTGWYKNLRHYYYRERWELYDVSRDPRETRNLAAEPDFAQVLEVLKAQLVKWQWETHDPWVCAPDGVLEEKLTPQCRPLHNEL